A single region of the Bacillus sp. 2205SS5-2 genome encodes:
- a CDS encoding HpcH/HpaI aldolase/citrate lyase family protein, with amino-acid sequence MKYFDYLSDLQLKGIFYQQPAIITKNTPKDVLQYALGATLYMPSTRKDIAQLVITKKYKELCSMVLCLEDSIADSEVRDAEVNLVLQIQNIYQAMEQQMISISELPLLFIRVRSSVQMKWIAEQLGKMLAVVSGFAFPKFTTHNAEEYLSALKDISMMHETVLYALPIIETPDVLYKETRMSTLLKLKEVADEYQSDILNIRIGATDFCGLFGIRRDSHTTIYEVSVIRDVIADIVNFFGRDYTVSGPVWEYYHHAERILKPELRQSPFIEGYGEEGLQIRTKMLSTHMDGLIKETLLDKANGIHGKTIIHPSHLKIVQGLQVVSKEEYLDAVSIIESNEHGVIKSAYANKMNEIKPHYQWAQKIIKKSTVFGVYHEKHSFIDVLTESQQISHSR; translated from the coding sequence ATGAAATACTTTGACTATTTATCTGATCTCCAACTTAAGGGGATTTTTTATCAGCAGCCAGCGATTATCACCAAGAATACGCCGAAAGATGTTCTGCAATATGCACTTGGAGCAACATTATATATGCCTAGTACACGAAAAGATATCGCTCAACTTGTGATTACAAAGAAATACAAAGAGCTATGTTCGATGGTTTTATGCTTAGAAGATAGTATTGCGGACTCGGAGGTACGAGATGCAGAAGTGAATCTCGTCCTACAAATTCAAAACATTTATCAGGCAATGGAACAACAAATGATTTCAATAAGTGAATTACCTTTACTATTTATTCGTGTTCGGTCTTCGGTGCAAATGAAATGGATTGCAGAACAGTTAGGCAAAATGTTAGCTGTTGTATCTGGATTTGCCTTTCCTAAATTCACTACGCATAATGCGGAGGAGTATTTATCCGCTTTAAAGGACATTTCCATGATGCATGAAACGGTTCTTTATGCACTTCCAATCATCGAGACGCCTGATGTTTTGTATAAAGAAACACGAATGTCGACCCTTTTGAAATTAAAAGAAGTAGCGGATGAATATCAAAGTGACATTCTGAATATTCGAATTGGCGCAACAGATTTTTGTGGACTATTTGGGATACGCAGAGATTCTCATACGACGATTTATGAGGTGTCCGTCATTCGAGATGTGATAGCAGATATCGTCAATTTTTTTGGACGAGATTATACGGTGTCAGGTCCAGTTTGGGAATACTATCATCACGCCGAGCGTATTTTAAAGCCTGAGCTAAGACAATCACCTTTTATTGAAGGTTACGGGGAAGAAGGCTTGCAAATCCGAACGAAGATGCTTAGTACACATATGGATGGATTGATTAAAGAAACCTTGCTTGATAAAGCAAATGGGATTCATGGAAAAACCATTATTCATCCATCCCATTTGAAAATAGTTCAAGGCTTGCAAGTGGTTTCCAAAGAAGAATATTTAGATGCTGTCTCTATCATTGAAAGTAATGAGCATGGAGTCATTAAGAGCGCGTATGCGAACAAAATGAATGAAATTAAGCCTCATTATCAATGGGCCCAAAAAATTATAAAGAAATCAACAGTATTCGGGGTGTATCATGAAAAACATAGCTTCATCGATGTCCTTACAGAGTCCCAACAAATTTCCCATTCTCGGTGA
- a CDS encoding TerC family protein yields MEILQQILGTYASFFDWQMWGEVLSDPVNWGLIGSLVVLEGLLSADNALVLAIMVKHLPEKQRKKALTYGLFGAYFFRFIFIGIGVYMIKFWWLKALGAFYLAWIVVQHFRGKGEEDEAKTVNKNGWMVRTFGMFWATVISVEMMDIAFSADSILAAFAISEEVWILLLGGMLGILMMRTVAKFFLVLIEKVPELETTAFILIGIIAAKMFASIFGLHLEHLYFFLILIVAFGATFVVHYVNKPKNAKEEVASTKED; encoded by the coding sequence GTGGAAATTTTACAACAAATTTTAGGGACGTACGCATCATTCTTTGATTGGCAGATGTGGGGGGAAGTTCTGTCTGATCCTGTCAATTGGGGCTTAATTGGTTCATTAGTCGTTTTAGAAGGGTTACTGTCAGCAGATAACGCCCTAGTTCTTGCAATTATGGTCAAGCATTTACCAGAAAAGCAACGTAAAAAAGCCTTAACTTATGGTCTATTCGGAGCCTATTTCTTCCGGTTTATCTTTATAGGTATCGGGGTTTACATGATTAAATTCTGGTGGCTAAAAGCGTTAGGTGCTTTTTATCTAGCTTGGATTGTTGTTCAACATTTCCGTGGTAAGGGAGAAGAGGACGAAGCGAAAACAGTGAATAAGAATGGCTGGATGGTACGTACATTCGGAATGTTTTGGGCAACCGTTATTTCAGTTGAAATGATGGACATCGCGTTTTCAGCCGACAGTATTTTAGCAGCCTTTGCTATCTCTGAGGAAGTTTGGATTTTATTATTAGGTGGAATGCTTGGTATCTTGATGATGCGTACGGTTGCGAAATTCTTCCTAGTGCTCATTGAAAAAGTACCAGAATTAGAAACAACGGCGTTTATCTTAATTGGGATTATTGCTGCCAAAATGTTTGCAAGTATTTTTGGATTACATTTAGAGCACCTTTACTTCTTCCTAATTTTAATTGTCGCCTTTGGGGCAACTTTTGTTGTTCATTATGTGAACAAGCCAAAAAATGCGAAAGAAGAAGTGGCTTCCACTAAGGAAGATTAA
- a CDS encoding TerD family protein gives MAIQLSKGQRIDLTKSNPSLVKGIIGLGWDTNKYNGGHDFDLDASAFLADENGKCLHDEDFIFYNNLAHSSGGVTHTGDNRTGEGDGDDEQIQVDFSKIPSYVHRIGITVTIHDSDGRNQNFGQVSNAFVRFINENDGEELLRYDLGEDFSIETAIVVCELYRHGHEWKFNAIGSGFSGGLAALCRNYNLDV, from the coding sequence ATGGCCATTCAATTATCAAAAGGACAACGAATTGATTTAACAAAATCGAATCCAAGTTTAGTAAAAGGAATTATTGGACTCGGTTGGGATACAAATAAATACAACGGGGGCCATGATTTCGATTTAGATGCCTCGGCGTTCTTGGCGGATGAAAATGGTAAGTGTCTCCATGATGAAGACTTTATCTTCTATAATAATTTAGCCCATTCCAGTGGTGGAGTCACTCATACCGGAGATAATCGAACGGGTGAGGGTGACGGAGATGATGAGCAAATTCAAGTGGATTTCTCAAAAATCCCATCCTATGTCCACCGAATTGGGATTACAGTTACGATTCATGATTCAGATGGGCGTAACCAGAACTTTGGTCAAGTGTCTAATGCCTTTGTACGCTTTATTAATGAAAATGATGGCGAAGAATTACTTCGTTATGATTTAGGAGAAGATTTTTCAATTGAAACGGCTATTGTAGTATGCGAATTGTATAGACATGGTCATGAGTGGAAATTTAATGCGATAGGAAGCGGTTTTTCAGGTGGACTGGCTGCTCTTTGTCGAAATTACAATTTAGATGTGTAG
- a CDS encoding TerD family protein, translating into MAISLSKGQKVDLTKTNPGLSKVIVGVGWDTNKYDGGNDFDLDASIFLLGENGKVTSDRDFVFYNQLEGGNGSVVHTGDNRTGEGDGDDEKVKVHLTAVPAEVHKIAFVITIHDGENRSQNFGQVSNAFVRVVSEDSNEELIRYDLGEDFSIETAVIVGELYRHNGEWKFSAVGSGYQGGLGRIATDYGLDVG; encoded by the coding sequence ATGGCTATATCTTTATCAAAAGGACAAAAGGTAGATTTAACGAAAACGAATCCAGGTTTATCGAAAGTAATTGTAGGTGTAGGTTGGGATACGAATAAGTATGACGGTGGAAACGACTTCGATTTAGATGCAAGTATTTTCTTACTAGGTGAAAACGGGAAAGTAACATCTGATCGAGACTTTGTTTTTTATAATCAATTAGAAGGTGGAAATGGTAGCGTCGTTCATACCGGTGATAACCGTACTGGAGAAGGAGACGGTGACGATGAAAAGGTAAAGGTTCATTTAACTGCAGTTCCAGCTGAAGTCCATAAAATCGCCTTTGTTATTACCATTCACGACGGTGAAAATCGTAGTCAAAATTTTGGACAAGTATCCAATGCATTCGTTCGCGTTGTTAGTGAGGACAGCAATGAGGAACTGATTCGCTATGATCTAGGAGAAGATTTCTCTATTGAAACAGCTGTCATTGTTGGCGAGCTTTATCGTCATAATGGGGAATGGAAATTCTCGGCAGTAGGAAGCGGTTATCAAGGTGGACTAGGACGTATTGCAACTGATTATGGTTTAGATGTTGGGTAA
- a CDS encoding TerD family protein has product MAISLQKGQRIDLTKGNAGLSKIMVGLGWDPVTSKKSSGLFGGLLGGKNSPNIDCDASVIMLKDEKFISKNNLIYFGNLKSSCGSVVHTGDNITGEGDGDDEQVLIDLKNIPTSIDKLVFVVNIYDCVRRKQDFGMIQNAFIRVVNSSNQEELLKFSLTDNYSGKTSLLVAEIYRHGSEWKFAAVGTGTNDAGLQEIVKRYM; this is encoded by the coding sequence ATGGCAATTTCGTTACAAAAAGGTCAAAGAATTGATTTAACAAAAGGAAACGCTGGTTTATCGAAGATCATGGTCGGACTAGGTTGGGATCCTGTGACCTCGAAAAAATCCTCTGGTTTATTTGGAGGACTATTAGGTGGAAAAAATTCACCAAATATTGATTGTGACGCAAGTGTTATTATGTTAAAAGATGAAAAATTCATTTCGAAGAACAACCTCATCTATTTTGGGAATCTAAAAAGTTCATGTGGTAGTGTTGTACATACCGGAGATAATATTACCGGTGAAGGAGACGGGGATGATGAACAAGTCTTAATTGATTTGAAAAATATTCCTACTTCTATTGATAAGTTAGTGTTCGTGGTGAATATTTATGATTGTGTTCGTCGTAAGCAAGACTTTGGGATGATTCAAAACGCGTTTATTCGTGTCGTGAATTCTTCCAACCAGGAGGAGTTATTAAAATTCAGTTTAACTGATAATTATAGTGGGAAAACAAGTTTATTGGTGGCAGAAATTTATCGCCATGGCAGTGAGTGGAAATTTGCAGCTGTAGGAACAGGTACGAATGACGCTGGTCTTCAGGAAATTGTTAAACGCTATATGTAA
- a CDS encoding ATP-grasp domain-containing protein, whose protein sequence is MKIWFNRWFTTVTHYIDSIRTNPDNREITIYGTHPNPDAAYLQNCDYKATEPDCSGEEYLQFCLEFCQQHYIDVFVPRKENVFISQHIHLFEELGVKVLVCPDAKLMMALDDKAETYKLVKKSSQFLCTLPYYYIVNSVEEFQQAYHALRTKGHTVCFKPAIGEGANGFRVIKEENDSISDLFSKGIGYRITYKQACEILSSEETFPNLMVLEFLDGPEYSIDCLGYEDELIVAIPRKKGNGRIRELEENQELIEMAKRFQKELRLSYAYNIQVKYKEDVPKLLEINPRMSGGLHMSCLSGVNIPYYAIKLLLEEEVMVPPLQYNLTITHIEKAIVLEAN, encoded by the coding sequence ATGAAAATTTGGTTTAATCGTTGGTTTACGACAGTGACGCATTATATTGATAGCATCAGGACTAACCCCGATAACCGCGAAATCACGATTTATGGAACACATCCCAATCCTGATGCAGCTTATCTGCAAAACTGTGACTATAAGGCTACTGAGCCGGATTGTAGTGGAGAAGAATACCTTCAGTTTTGTTTAGAATTTTGTCAACAGCATTACATTGATGTATTTGTGCCACGGAAAGAAAATGTGTTTATTTCCCAACATATTCATTTATTTGAAGAATTAGGGGTTAAGGTGTTAGTTTGCCCGGATGCGAAGCTTATGATGGCATTAGATGACAAAGCAGAAACATATAAATTGGTGAAAAAATCTTCTCAGTTTCTTTGTACCTTACCGTACTATTATATTGTGAATTCTGTAGAAGAATTTCAACAAGCGTATCATGCTTTACGCACGAAAGGGCATACTGTCTGTTTTAAGCCTGCAATCGGTGAAGGGGCGAACGGTTTTCGGGTAATCAAAGAGGAAAACGATTCAATTTCCGATTTATTTTCAAAAGGGATAGGCTATCGAATAACGTATAAGCAGGCGTGTGAGATTTTAAGTAGTGAAGAAACTTTTCCGAATTTAATGGTGCTTGAATTTTTGGATGGTCCTGAATATAGCATTGATTGTCTGGGGTATGAGGACGAATTAATTGTGGCCATTCCTCGCAAGAAAGGAAACGGTCGAATTCGTGAGCTCGAGGAGAATCAGGAGTTGATCGAAATGGCGAAGCGGTTTCAAAAAGAATTGCGTCTTTCGTACGCTTATAATATACAAGTGAAATATAAAGAAGATGTTCCGAAGTTATTAGAAATTAATCCGCGTATGAGTGGTGGACTACATATGAGTTGTTTATCTGGTGTTAATATTCCTTATTATGCGATCAAGCTCTTATTGGAAGAAGAAGTAATGGTCCCGCCTCTTCAATACAATTTAACCATTACTCATATAGAGAAGGCGATAGTGTTAGAGGCAAATTAA